From the genome of Lotus japonicus ecotype B-129 chromosome 6, LjGifu_v1.2, one region includes:
- the LOC130725625 gene encoding uncharacterized protein LOC130725625, translated as MAGMAFEELEPDFELDGDEGEVLDVGPMEVDPNLGTDEWLIGKVLSPHKVEPGIFRNVMLRLWESRNCTEIRNVGLNLFSFRFASAKDKELVLRSGPWIFNRHLLALNSFDLAVNPASIPVTRVPIWVQAHGLPYTLRTERMARSLGEKFGGFLEWDKYEARRYGVSLRIRVWLDITAPLRRGQMVAVQGGAPVRVSFKYEKIVNFCFRCGMVDHVLADCVLPDDGSPNRYGLWIRGETEKRRGARRDGGKLRLEEEELQEEYEEDAEENHAGEDAQETRESGNATRKKSVEEELVTKPTSADDKHEPNAKLTGTNKPEEEVDNNRRPGKAKAGTDFVFGSQRVHGNNSPWKRQPRSGARGVQIREGGGAHHEGDHRKRSSVSSSLPGPNSTGFSPPLKKKHTDSGLGLAESAKQPRPPQ; from the coding sequence ATGGCCGGAATGGCATTTGAAGAGCTGGAACCAGATTTCGAGCTTGACGGAGATGAAGGGGAAGTGCTTGACGTTGGGCCCATGGAGGTCGATCCAAACCTGGGTACTGATGAATGGCTGATCGGGAAGGTACTTTCCCCACACAAGGTGGAGCCGGGGATTTTCAGAAACGTTATGCTGAGACTTTGGGAATCCAGGAACTGCACGGAGATCAGAAACGTTGGTCTGAATCTGTTCTCTTTCCGATTCGCCTCGGCTAAGGACAAAGAATTGGTTCTTCGTTCTGGTCCTTGGATTTTTAACAGGCATCTGCTTGCCTTGAACTCTTTTGACTTGGCTGTTAATCCGGCTAGCATTCCTGTAACGAGAGTCCCAATCTGGGTTCAAGCTCACGGGCTACCTTACACTCTGAGGACCGAAAGAATGGCCCGATCACTAGGGGAAAaatttggagggtttttggagtGGGACAAGTATGAGGCGCGGCGGTATGGCGTCAGTCTTCGGATTAGAGTGTGGCTGGATATCACTGCTCCATTGAGGAGGGGGCAGATGGTGGCAGTTCAAGGTGGAGCACCGGTTCGGGTCTCTTTCAAGTACGAAAAAATTGTGAACTTCTGCTTCCGTTGTGGAATGGTGGACCATGTGCTTGCCGATTGTGTTCTGCCTGACGATGGCTCTCCTAATCGTTATGGCCTCTGGATCCGTGGAGAGACAGAGAAAAGGCGTGGTGCACGACGGGATGGGGGAAAATTGAGACTGGAGGAAGAAGAGCTACAGGAAGAGTATGAGGAGGATGCTGAGGAAAACCATGCTGGGGAGGACGCACAAGAAACCAGAGAATCAGGGAATGCTACGAGGAAGAAGAGTGTCGAGGAGGAACTGGTCACGAAGCCTACCTCAGCTGATGACAAGCACGAGCCCAATGCAAAGCTAACGGGAACAAACAAACCTGAGGAGGAGGTGGACAACAACAGGAGGCCTGGGAAAGCCAAGGCAGGGACTGACTTCGTTTTTGGCAGCCAGCGTGTGCATGGGAACAATAGCCCATGGAAGCGGCAACCAAGAAGTGGTGCAAGAGGGGTCCAAATCCGAGAGGGAGGGGGTGCTCATCATGAGGGTGATCACAGGAAAAGGTCAAGCGTGTCTTCTTCCTTGCCTGGCCCAAATAGCACTGGTTTTTCACCACCTTTGAAGAAGAAACACACTGATTCTGGATTGGGATTGGCGGAGTCTGCTAAGCAGCCCCGCCCACCTCAATGA